The following coding sequences lie in one Funiculus sociatus GB2-C1 genomic window:
- a CDS encoding chorismate lyase, with protein sequence MTSTVRPTNSVALPTAWYSLNPIWQGEEEVVQQGLPHTQLAPAWQMLLLGDGSPTRHLQLLTGEPTEVDVIDMSLVGMDADGAPDQIQAVPGPRLRRQVWLRTASGQRLAYATSWWEASHVDEYLQNRSLPIWASLARLRTELYRDVQGIYCGHSPALESAFEQAGPFWGRHYLFWHHGKPLTLIYEVFSPYLTKYLGLSQPI encoded by the coding sequence TTGACTTCTACTGTTAGACCTACAAATAGTGTTGCGCTGCCGACAGCTTGGTACTCTCTAAACCCGATTTGGCAGGGCGAGGAAGAAGTAGTGCAACAAGGATTGCCCCACACTCAGCTAGCACCAGCATGGCAAATGCTTTTGCTGGGCGATGGATCTCCTACCCGGCACCTACAACTTCTGACTGGCGAACCAACAGAAGTTGACGTAATTGATATGTCCCTAGTTGGCATGGATGCCGATGGCGCACCAGACCAAATCCAAGCGGTGCCGGGGCCAAGGTTGCGACGGCAAGTGTGGCTGCGTACCGCTTCTGGGCAACGATTGGCTTATGCTACCTCCTGGTGGGAAGCCAGCCATGTAGATGAATATTTACAAAATCGGTCTTTGCCAATTTGGGCAAGTCTGGCGCGGTTGCGAACCGAGTTGTATCGGGATGTCCAGGGGATTTATTGCGGTCACTCACCTGCGTTAGAGTCCGCTTTTGAACAAGCTGGCCCGTTTTGGGGTCGCCATTACCTTTTTTGGCACCACGGAAAGCCCTTAACCCTAATTTACGAAGTTTTTTCCCCTTATTTGACGAAATACTTGGGATTGTCGCAGCCCATTTAA
- the pdhA gene encoding pyruvate dehydrogenase (acetyl-transferring) E1 component subunit alpha codes for MVQERILPVFDTAQTQITKEEGLLLYEDMVLGRSFEDKCAEMYYRGKMFGFVHLYNGQEAVSTGVIQAMRPGEDYVSSTYRDHVHALSAGVPAKEVMAELFGKATGCSKGRGGSMHMFSSEHKLLGGYAFVAEGIPVATGAAFASKYRREALGYAGSDQVTACFFGDGAANNGQFFECLNMAALWKLPILYVVENNKWAIGMAHERATSVPEIYKKAHAFGMAGVEVDGMDVLAVRAVAKEAVARARAGEGPTLIEALTYRFRGHSLADPDELRSKNEKEFWFARDPIKKLAAHLTEQNLATQEELKEIDRKIQAVIDDAVKFAESSPEPDPSELYRYIFAED; via the coding sequence ATGGTTCAGGAACGCATTTTACCCGTCTTTGATACCGCTCAAACTCAAATCACCAAAGAGGAAGGATTGCTCCTTTACGAGGATATGGTCTTGGGGCGGTCGTTTGAGGACAAGTGCGCCGAGATGTACTACCGGGGCAAAATGTTCGGGTTTGTCCATCTATATAACGGTCAAGAGGCTGTGTCAACTGGTGTTATCCAGGCGATGCGTCCCGGTGAGGATTATGTTTCCAGCACCTATCGCGACCACGTTCATGCCTTGAGTGCTGGGGTTCCAGCAAAAGAGGTGATGGCTGAGTTATTCGGTAAAGCTACTGGTTGTAGCAAAGGGCGCGGCGGCTCAATGCATATGTTCTCATCTGAGCATAAGCTACTGGGAGGTTATGCCTTTGTTGCCGAAGGAATTCCTGTGGCTACTGGTGCGGCTTTTGCCAGCAAATACCGTCGCGAAGCCTTGGGCTATGCGGGTTCAGATCAAGTAACTGCTTGCTTTTTCGGCGATGGTGCTGCAAATAACGGCCAGTTTTTTGAATGTTTGAATATGGCAGCGCTGTGGAAATTGCCGATTTTGTATGTTGTGGAGAACAACAAGTGGGCAATTGGCATGGCGCACGAACGAGCGACCTCTGTACCAGAAATTTACAAGAAAGCTCATGCCTTTGGCATGGCGGGGGTCGAGGTTGATGGCATGGATGTCTTGGCTGTGCGGGCTGTTGCCAAAGAAGCTGTTGCCCGCGCCCGTGCTGGTGAAGGCCCAACTCTAATTGAAGCCCTTACCTACCGTTTTCGCGGTCACTCTCTTGCCGACCCTGATGAACTTCGTTCTAAAAATGAGAAGGAATTTTGGTTCGCCCGCGACCCAATCAAAAAGTTGGCGGCGCATCTCACAGAGCAAAACCTGGCAACTCAAGAAGAACTCAAAGAAATTGATCGGAAAATCCAAGCCGTTATCGACGATGCGGTTAAATTTGCCGAAAGCAGCCCAGAACCCGACCCCAGCGAGTTATACCGCTACATTTTTGCCGAAGATTAA
- the purF gene encoding amidophosphoribosyltransferase, which produces MIPNHSLDSNAYLAQSDSDGQRPDKPEEACGVFGVYAPGQDVAKLTYFGLYALQHRGQESAGIATFEGNQVHLHKEMGLVSQVFNETILNQLPGDLAVGHTRYSTTGSSRVVNAQPAVVETRLGKLALAHNGNLVNTTQLREELLRCNWDLITTTDSEAIALSIATEINAGKDWLEGAICAFRQCKGAFSLAIGTPDGLMGVRDPNGIRPLVIGSMGTSPQRYVLASETCGLDIIGAEYVRDVEPGELVWITEEGLASFFWAEQPKRKLCIFEMIYFARPDSIMHDETLYSYRLRLGRQLAKESPADVDVIIGVPDSGIPAAIGFSQASGIPYAEGLIKNRYVGRTFIQPTQTMRESGIKMKLNPLKDVLTGKRIIIVDDSIVRGTTSRKLVKALRDAGATEVHMRISSPPVTHPCFYGIDTDNQDQLIAATKSVAEIAEQIGVDSLAYLSWDGMLKTTGEDTNSFCSACFTGDYPIAVPEQVKRSKLMLEKSATC; this is translated from the coding sequence ATGATTCCCAACCATTCCCTCGATAGTAATGCTTATCTCGCCCAGTCGGACTCAGATGGACAGCGCCCGGATAAGCCAGAGGAAGCCTGTGGTGTTTTTGGCGTATACGCACCCGGACAAGATGTTGCCAAATTGACCTACTTTGGTCTATACGCCTTACAACACCGAGGACAGGAATCGGCAGGAATTGCCACTTTTGAAGGCAACCAGGTGCATTTACACAAAGAAATGGGATTGGTGTCCCAGGTATTTAATGAAACAATCTTGAATCAATTGCCTGGAGATTTGGCGGTTGGTCATACTCGTTATTCCACCACTGGCTCTAGTCGCGTCGTGAACGCTCAGCCCGCTGTTGTGGAAACTCGTTTAGGAAAACTAGCTCTGGCACATAATGGGAATTTAGTCAACACAACTCAACTGCGCGAAGAGTTGTTGCGGTGTAACTGGGACTTAATTACCACAACAGATTCAGAAGCGATCGCTTTGTCTATTGCCACAGAAATTAATGCAGGCAAAGACTGGTTAGAAGGAGCAATCTGCGCCTTTCGCCAGTGCAAAGGCGCTTTTAGCCTAGCAATCGGGACACCAGATGGCTTAATGGGGGTACGCGATCCTAATGGCATTCGCCCCCTAGTAATTGGCAGCATGGGTACCAGCCCCCAACGTTACGTACTTGCTTCTGAGACTTGTGGGTTAGATATTATTGGTGCGGAATACGTGCGGGATGTTGAACCGGGCGAATTAGTTTGGATCACCGAAGAAGGCTTGGCTTCATTTTTCTGGGCGGAACAACCCAAGCGGAAGCTGTGCATCTTTGAAATGATTTACTTTGCCCGCCCAGATAGCATTATGCACGACGAAACTCTGTATAGCTACCGTCTGCGCCTAGGTCGTCAACTGGCAAAAGAATCCCCCGCTGATGTCGATGTAATCATTGGTGTACCAGATTCCGGCATTCCAGCTGCTATTGGCTTTTCCCAAGCATCAGGCATCCCCTACGCCGAGGGTTTGATTAAGAATCGTTACGTCGGGCGTACCTTCATCCAGCCGACTCAGACAATGCGCGAGTCTGGCATCAAGATGAAGCTTAACCCTCTTAAAGATGTCCTAACTGGTAAACGAATCATAATTGTTGATGACTCCATCGTGCGGGGAACCACCAGCCGCAAACTTGTTAAAGCCCTCCGAGATGCTGGCGCGACTGAAGTTCATATGCGAATTTCTTCCCCGCCAGTGACTCACCCCTGTTTCTACGGCATTGACACCGATAACCAGGATCAGTTGATTGCTGCAACAAAGTCAGTAGCAGAAATTGCCGAACAAATTGGTGTAGACTCACTGGCTTATCTCAGCTGGGATGGAATGCTGAAGACGACAGGCGAAGATACTAATAGTTTCTGTTCTGCTTGCTTTACTGGCGACTATCCGATAGCCGTTCCGGAGCAAGTAAAGCGTTCTAAGTTGATGCTGGAAAAATCTGCCACCTGTTAG
- the accC gene encoding acetyl-CoA carboxylase biotin carboxylase subunit produces the protein MRFSKILIANRGEIALRILRTCEEMGIATVAVHSTIDRHALHVQLADEAVCIGEPASSKSYLNIPNIIAAALTRNAIAIHPGYGFLAENARFAEICAAHQISFIGPTPEAIRAMGDKSTAKETMIRAGVPTVPGSEGLLLSEKEALGIADKIGYPVMIKATAGGGGRGMRLVREQSELVKLFLAAQGEAEAAFGNAGVYMEKFIERPRHIEFQILADSHGNVIHLGERDCSIQRRHQKLLEEAPSPVLDQQMREKMGNAAVMAAKSINYTGAGTVEFLLAPSGEFYFMEMNTRIQVEHPVTEMITGLDLIAEQIRIAQGEKLQLTQDQVVLRGHSIECRINAEDPDHNFRPHPGRISGYLPPGGPGVRMDSHVYTDYEIPAYYDSLIGKLIVWGSDRPTAIKRMKRALRECAITGLPTTIAFHQKIMETPEFLEGEVYTNFVEQLMQRQ, from the coding sequence ATGCGTTTTTCCAAAATTTTGATTGCCAACCGAGGGGAAATTGCTCTCCGTATTCTCCGTACCTGTGAAGAGATGGGGATTGCTACTGTTGCGGTTCACTCAACGATTGACCGCCACGCCCTCCATGTCCAGTTGGCGGACGAAGCCGTTTGCATTGGCGAACCTGCCAGTAGCAAAAGTTATCTGAATATTCCGAATATCATTGCGGCGGCTTTAACGCGCAATGCGATCGCGATTCACCCAGGCTACGGTTTTTTGGCAGAAAACGCCAGATTTGCGGAAATTTGTGCCGCCCACCAGATTTCTTTCATCGGCCCTACGCCGGAAGCAATTCGGGCAATGGGCGATAAATCCACCGCCAAAGAAACCATGATTCGGGCTGGGGTTCCGACTGTACCGGGAAGTGAAGGACTGTTGCTTTCGGAAAAAGAAGCACTAGGGATCGCCGATAAAATTGGATATCCCGTTATGATCAAAGCCACCGCTGGAGGTGGCGGACGAGGAATGCGCCTGGTACGCGAACAAAGCGAACTTGTCAAACTCTTCCTAGCTGCACAGGGAGAAGCCGAAGCTGCGTTTGGCAATGCAGGTGTCTATATGGAAAAATTTATTGAGCGTCCTCGCCACATTGAATTTCAAATTTTAGCCGATAGCCACGGTAACGTCATTCACCTGGGGGAACGCGACTGCTCCATCCAACGCCGCCATCAGAAGTTATTAGAAGAAGCTCCCAGCCCAGTTCTAGACCAACAAATGCGCGAAAAAATGGGTAATGCTGCTGTTATGGCTGCTAAATCTATTAACTACACCGGAGCTGGTACAGTAGAGTTTCTTCTCGCGCCTTCTGGGGAATTTTACTTCATGGAAATGAATACCCGGATTCAAGTCGAACATCCAGTTACAGAAATGATTACGGGATTAGACTTGATTGCAGAACAAATTCGCATTGCTCAGGGTGAGAAATTGCAGCTTACCCAAGACCAGGTAGTTCTCCGGGGTCATTCTATCGAATGCCGGATTAACGCGGAAGACCCGGATCACAACTTCCGCCCTCATCCAGGACGGATCAGTGGTTACTTACCTCCGGGTGGCCCTGGCGTACGGATGGATTCCCACGTCTATACTGATTATGAAATTCCGGCCTATTACGACTCGCTGATTGGTAAGTTAATTGTTTGGGGAAGCGATCGCCCGACAGCCATTAAGCGCATGAAGCGGGCTTTGCGGGAGTGCGCCATCACAGGTCTGCCAACAACTATCGCCTTCCATCAAAAAATTATGGAAACCCCAGAGTTTTTAGAGGGCGAGGTTTATACCAATTTTGTCGAGCAGTTAATGCAGAGGCAATAA
- the purL gene encoding phosphoribosylformylglycinamidine synthase subunit PurL translates to MSTISSAPFSPEEIAAEGIKPEEYTEIVQRLGRHPNKAELGMFGVMWSEHCCYKNSRPLLKQFPTEGDRILVGPGENAGVVDLGDGLQLAFKIESHNHPSAIEPFQGAATGVGGILRDIFTMGARPIALLNSLRFGSLEDAKTRRLFSGVVSGISHYGNCVGVPTVGGEVYFDPAYSENPLVNVMALGLMETPEIVMSGAAGIGNPVLYVGSTTGRDGMGGASFASAELSDESMDDRPAVQVGDPFLEKSLIEACLEAFKTGAVVAAQDMGAAGITCSTSEMAAKGGVGIELDLDKIPVRETEMVPYEYLLSESQERMLFVSHKGREQELIDIFHRWGLQAVVAGTVIEKPIVRILFRGDVAAEIPATALADNTPIYHRELLTEAPEYAQKAWKWTSESLPTCTPDGIEIQGNFKTWNDILLQLLDTPSIASKRWVYRQYDHQVQNNTVIVPGGADAAVVRVRSVEANKGGNIGVAATVDCNARYVYLDPYEGAKAVVAEAARNLSCVGAEPLAVTDNLNFPSPEKPIGYWQLAEACRGIAEACRELQTPVTGGNVSLYNETLDSEGKPQPIYPTPVVGMVGLIPDITTICGQGWQESGDLIYIIGRRLDSSEGIMLGGSEYLATVHGTVAGKPPVVDFELERRVQAACREGIRHGWVRSAHDCAEGGVAIALSESCITSNLGAEINLTSQSSLRWDEILFGEGGARILISVSQQHQAIWESYLQEHLEDNWQQLGRVGNPDSSLWVFTTSSQTLIEVSMNDMSDRTHNAIQRRLAI, encoded by the coding sequence ATGTCTACAATCTCCTCTGCTCCCTTTTCCCCTGAAGAAATCGCCGCTGAAGGTATAAAGCCGGAAGAATACACAGAAATTGTCCAACGGCTAGGCCGTCATCCTAATAAAGCTGAGTTGGGAATGTTCGGTGTAATGTGGTCGGAACATTGCTGCTATAAGAACTCACGACCGCTATTAAAGCAATTTCCCACAGAAGGCGATCGCATTCTCGTCGGGCCAGGAGAAAATGCTGGTGTTGTAGACTTGGGCGACGGGCTGCAACTGGCGTTTAAAATAGAATCCCACAATCACCCCTCAGCTATTGAACCATTTCAAGGAGCAGCAACAGGAGTAGGTGGTATCCTCCGGGATATCTTTACAATGGGTGCGCGTCCCATTGCTTTGTTAAACTCCCTCCGCTTCGGTTCTCTAGAAGATGCCAAAACACGACGACTCTTCAGCGGCGTGGTATCGGGAATCTCACATTATGGTAATTGTGTCGGAGTCCCCACAGTTGGCGGCGAAGTTTACTTTGACCCAGCTTACAGCGAGAATCCTTTAGTCAATGTTATGGCTCTGGGGTTGATGGAAACCCCGGAAATTGTGATGTCTGGTGCTGCTGGAATAGGTAATCCAGTGCTTTATGTCGGTTCTACCACTGGACGCGATGGTATGGGTGGCGCAAGTTTTGCAAGTGCCGAACTCAGTGATGAATCGATGGATGACCGTCCAGCAGTGCAGGTAGGCGATCCTTTTTTAGAAAAATCCCTGATTGAAGCTTGTTTGGAGGCGTTCAAAACTGGCGCAGTGGTAGCAGCACAGGATATGGGTGCGGCTGGGATTACTTGTTCTACCTCAGAAATGGCAGCTAAAGGTGGCGTTGGGATTGAACTGGATTTAGATAAGATTCCAGTGCGGGAAACTGAGATGGTGCCTTATGAGTATCTGCTGTCAGAATCCCAAGAACGGATGCTGTTTGTATCTCACAAGGGGCGGGAACAAGAGTTAATTGATATTTTCCACCGTTGGGGGTTGCAAGCTGTAGTCGCCGGAACGGTAATTGAGAAACCGATTGTGCGGATTCTCTTCCGAGGCGACGTGGCGGCTGAAATCCCAGCAACGGCGTTGGCTGATAATACGCCAATTTATCATCGCGAATTATTGACAGAAGCACCAGAGTATGCACAAAAGGCTTGGAAGTGGACAAGCGAATCTTTGCCCACTTGCACGCCAGATGGCATTGAAATCCAAGGCAACTTCAAAACTTGGAATGATATCTTGCTTCAGTTGTTGGATACACCTAGCATTGCCTCTAAGCGTTGGGTTTATCGCCAGTATGACCATCAGGTGCAGAATAATACTGTGATTGTGCCTGGGGGTGCTGATGCAGCAGTAGTACGAGTCCGCTCGGTGGAAGCTAACAAAGGGGGCAATATAGGTGTTGCTGCAACGGTAGATTGTAATGCCCGCTATGTGTATCTCGACCCCTACGAAGGCGCTAAGGCAGTGGTGGCGGAAGCTGCGCGTAATCTGAGTTGTGTGGGAGCAGAACCCCTGGCAGTGACAGATAATCTGAATTTCCCTAGTCCAGAAAAGCCGATAGGTTACTGGCAATTAGCGGAAGCTTGTCGGGGAATAGCAGAAGCTTGTCGGGAGTTGCAAACGCCTGTCACTGGCGGCAACGTGTCTCTTTACAATGAAACTTTGGATAGTGAGGGCAAACCTCAACCTATTTACCCGACTCCAGTTGTGGGGATGGTGGGGTTGATTCCCGATATTACCACCATATGTGGGCAAGGTTGGCAAGAGTCGGGAGATTTAATTTATATTATCGGACGGCGTTTGGATTCATCAGAGGGTATAATGCTGGGCGGTTCGGAGTATTTGGCGACAGTTCACGGTACTGTTGCTGGAAAACCGCCAGTGGTAGATTTTGAGTTGGAACGTAGGGTGCAAGCTGCTTGTCGCGAGGGAATTCGTCACGGTTGGGTTCGTTCGGCGCATGATTGTGCTGAGGGAGGGGTGGCGATCGCTCTCTCGGAATCTTGCATCACCAGCAATCTAGGAGCCGAGATTAATCTTACTTCCCAATCTTCCTTACGTTGGGATGAAATTCTTTTTGGCGAAGGGGGAGCAAGAATTTTAATCTCTGTATCGCAACAACACCAAGCAATTTGGGAATCCTATTTACAGGAGCATCTGGAAGATAACTGGCAACAACTTGGTCGGGTGGGAAATCCAGACTCCTCTTTATGGGTTTTTACGACCTCAAGCCAAACCTTAATAGAAGTTAGCATGAATGATATGAGCGATCGCACTCATAATGCTATTCAACGCCGTCTGGCAATTTAA
- a CDS encoding IMS domain-containing protein, with protein sequence MRIPLDYYRILGLPIQATAEQLQQAYRDRALQLPRREYSEITIAARKQLLDEAYTVLCDPEQRAAYDATFLGNVEPRTEINEAPAKADVDPYTPSVEIQSEQFVGALLILQELGEYELVLKLGRPFLSRASISLEKGRLGDPELVQPDIVLTLALACLELGREQWQQGQYENAATSLETGQELLLREGLFASVRGEIQADLYKLRPYRILELLSASEEKVAERRKGLQHLQEMLQERGGIDGTGEDQSGLSIDDFLRFIQQLRSYLTASEQQNLFEAEARRPSAVATYLAVYALLGRGFAERQPALIRQAKQMLMRLGKRQDVHLEQAVCALLLGQTEEASRALELSQEYEPLAFIREHSQGAPDLLPGLCLYGERWLQTEVFPHFRDLASVRASLKDYFADDQVQAYLEELPVEEDVTNEWAVMPTQQVSYAAAPPGRSVSDPPGFRKPVGAESSNNGASREETRENAEDSYISPPLEPTAASRLASMTATIDRPQANGGSPLPTAERIVIPSPETDRKDIGLGGDSSVRRNNGKAEARNATFASRLRRNDSGSKASPSGGDLSTRRASRTSKLRSPKSGRLILLLIAGILGAGVLLMLLVATFNWLQKTLGSFSEPELVGEQPWVQLAAPPIPIPQPGSQLMAPSGPLNEETARQVIQIWLSSKADAFGSEHNVDKLQQILVNPALSRWQRNAQTVKNSNSYRKYQHKVEVTSVQTRDTNPDQASVDAQVNEAVDSYRAGEQNKVNSSDESLRVRYDLVRKDGQWLIKDMTVLK encoded by the coding sequence GTGAGAATTCCGCTCGATTACTACCGGATTCTGGGCCTGCCAATTCAGGCTACAGCTGAACAGTTGCAGCAAGCTTATCGCGATCGCGCTCTGCAACTTCCTCGGCGCGAATATTCCGAGATTACGATCGCCGCCAGGAAACAACTGTTAGACGAAGCTTACACTGTTCTGTGCGATCCAGAACAGCGTGCCGCCTACGATGCCACCTTTCTTGGCAATGTGGAGCCTCGTACCGAAATAAACGAAGCACCAGCAAAAGCTGATGTTGACCCCTATACCCCCAGCGTCGAAATTCAAAGCGAGCAGTTTGTGGGGGCGCTGCTGATTTTGCAAGAGCTGGGAGAATACGAACTGGTGCTGAAGTTGGGACGACCCTTTCTCAGCCGCGCCAGCATCAGTTTAGAAAAAGGTCGTTTGGGCGACCCGGAACTGGTGCAGCCAGATATTGTTTTGACTCTGGCGCTGGCTTGTCTGGAACTAGGTAGAGAGCAATGGCAGCAAGGTCAATATGAAAATGCTGCTACCTCTCTGGAAACTGGTCAAGAATTACTGTTGCGAGAGGGGTTATTTGCCAGCGTGAGAGGTGAAATTCAAGCGGATCTCTATAAGTTGCGTCCCTATCGCATCTTGGAATTACTCTCGGCTAGTGAGGAAAAGGTTGCCGAACGCCGCAAAGGATTGCAGCATCTGCAAGAAATGCTGCAAGAACGCGGCGGAATTGATGGCACAGGCGAAGATCAATCTGGGCTAAGTATTGATGACTTTCTCCGCTTCATCCAGCAGCTGCGTAGTTACTTAACTGCATCTGAACAGCAGAACCTATTTGAAGCAGAAGCTCGTCGTCCTTCGGCAGTTGCCACTTATTTAGCAGTTTATGCCCTATTAGGGCGGGGTTTTGCCGAACGACAGCCCGCCCTGATTAGACAAGCCAAGCAGATGCTGATGCGTTTGGGCAAGCGTCAGGATGTACATCTGGAACAGGCAGTGTGTGCGCTGCTACTAGGTCAAACAGAAGAAGCCAGTCGCGCTCTGGAACTCAGCCAAGAGTATGAACCTCTGGCCTTTATTCGAGAACATTCTCAGGGTGCGCCAGATTTATTACCAGGATTGTGTCTCTACGGAGAGCGCTGGTTGCAAACAGAAGTGTTTCCCCACTTCCGAGACTTGGCTTCAGTGCGGGCTTCTTTGAAGGATTATTTTGCAGATGACCAAGTTCAGGCTTACTTAGAAGAGTTGCCAGTAGAAGAAGATGTGACCAACGAGTGGGCGGTAATGCCGACTCAGCAAGTATCTTACGCGGCTGCTCCACCTGGACGGAGTGTGAGCGACCCGCCAGGATTCCGGAAACCTGTGGGGGCAGAAAGTTCCAATAACGGAGCTTCGAGGGAAGAGACAAGAGAAAATGCCGAAGATTCTTATATATCACCTCCCTTGGAACCTACTGCTGCCTCTCGACTGGCAAGTATGACTGCTACAATCGATCGTCCGCAGGCAAATGGTGGTTCTCCTCTACCGACGGCAGAGCGAATTGTTATACCGTCGCCGGAAACCGACAGGAAAGATATAGGCTTGGGTGGCGATTCTTCAGTGCGGCGCAATAATGGCAAAGCAGAAGCCAGAAACGCCACTTTCGCCAGTCGCTTACGTAGAAACGATTCTGGCTCAAAAGCATCGCCAAGTGGGGGAGATTTATCGACTCGTCGCGCCAGCAGAACATCGAAGTTGCGATCGCCAAAATCGGGACGGTTGATTTTACTCTTAATTGCCGGAATCCTAGGCGCGGGAGTTTTATTAATGCTCTTAGTCGCTACTTTCAATTGGCTACAAAAAACCCTCGGCAGTTTCTCGGAACCCGAATTAGTGGGAGAGCAACCTTGGGTACAACTGGCTGCTCCTCCTATACCTATTCCGCAACCTGGTAGTCAATTAATGGCTCCAAGTGGCCCTCTAAACGAGGAAACTGCTCGACAAGTAATTCAGATTTGGCTATCAAGTAAAGCAGATGCTTTTGGTTCAGAGCATAACGTTGATAAGTTACAGCAAATCTTAGTTAATCCAGCTTTGTCTCGCTGGCAGAGAAACGCCCAAACCGTTAAAAACAGCAACTCCTATCGGAAGTACCAGCACAAGGTCGAAGTAACATCTGTTCAGACAAGGGATACTAACCCAGATCAAGCTAGCGTAGATGCACAGGTGAATGAAGCCGTAGATAGTTATCGAGCCGGTGAGCAAAATAAAGTCAATTCTTCCGATGAAAGTCTGCGTGTCCGTTATGACTTGGTACGCAAAGATGGTCAGTGGCTGATTAAGGATATGACTGTGCTGAAATAG
- a CDS encoding AEC family transporter, which translates to MTETLFHAYTPLILWTGLGLILFRFLPTALPRFLGRTLYWVGVPLEILALVRRTNFSQNVGLAPSITVGALILGFTLAWLSLRVWKKLVAPESEHKKYFLPDLDRSTQGSFILAAMLGNTSFVGLAIAPTLVGTQAVGLAVFYSVTQNIFGTYGLGLFLASYFGRLSVGNSWWIQIRDVLTVPSLWAFITGCVTHSIKLPSSIESGLQSSVGFVISGAFVLMGMRLAQIQGWKSFQTAVLPAILKVVVLPTLIGIVTTLCGLSGEPRLAMVLMSGMPTAFAGLILAEEYNLNRDLIASSIVVSTGLMLLMIPVWVVLFGQ; encoded by the coding sequence ATGACGGAAACCCTGTTTCACGCTTATACACCTTTAATCCTGTGGACAGGGCTGGGCCTAATCTTATTTAGATTTCTTCCCACCGCTTTGCCTAGGTTTCTGGGTCGTACTCTCTATTGGGTTGGGGTGCCGTTAGAAATTCTAGCGCTGGTTCGTCGCACCAATTTCTCTCAAAATGTTGGACTGGCACCAAGTATTACAGTGGGAGCTTTAATATTGGGTTTCACTTTGGCATGGCTGAGTTTGCGGGTTTGGAAAAAATTAGTTGCACCAGAAAGCGAACATAAAAAATATTTTTTACCTGATTTAGATCGGTCTACTCAGGGCAGTTTTATCCTAGCGGCAATGTTAGGAAATACAAGTTTTGTAGGGTTAGCGATCGCTCCCACTCTGGTTGGTACTCAAGCTGTTGGTCTGGCTGTCTTCTACAGCGTCACTCAAAACATCTTTGGGACTTACGGGCTAGGCTTATTCTTAGCCAGTTACTTTGGGCGACTATCTGTAGGTAATAGTTGGTGGATTCAAATTCGAGACGTTTTAACTGTTCCTTCCCTGTGGGCTTTCATAACAGGATGTGTCACTCACTCAATTAAACTGCCTTCCTCCATTGAATCAGGACTACAAAGTTCTGTAGGGTTTGTCATTTCTGGAGCCTTTGTACTGATGGGTATGCGACTGGCTCAGATTCAGGGATGGAAGAGTTTTCAGACGGCTGTGCTACCTGCCATTTTAAAAGTAGTCGTTCTGCCAACACTGATCGGAATTGTGACAACACTTTGCGGCTTGTCGGGCGAACCCCGCTTAGCAATGGTGCTGATGTCGGGTATGCCTACAGCATTTGCTGGTCTGATCCTGGCAGAGGAGTACAACCTTAACCGAGATTTAATCGCCAGCAGTATTGTCGTGAGTACAGGATTGATGCTGCTGATGATTCCTGTATGGGTAGTTTTGTTTGGACAGTAA
- a CDS encoding DUF2887 domain-containing protein codes for MRTDTIFYQLFKTLPSLLFELIGELPT; via the coding sequence GTGAGAACAGATACAATTTTCTATCAACTATTTAAAACCTTACCTAGTCTCTTATTTGAACTTATCGGGGAGCTACCAACATAA